A genomic region of Deinococcus sp. KSM4-11 contains the following coding sequences:
- a CDS encoding DUF3105 domain-containing protein, translated as MMRAAFPLLLLLPLTACGSKGIEGVQTYTYPAGDHRSGSLVYSETPPAGGAHNPIWQNCGVYSQPLYNEYAVHSLEHGAVWITYQPTLDAAQVDTLKKLVDGRPYTLLSPYDGLPSPVVISAWGAQLKVDKADDSRLKAFLDKYEQGPTAPERGAACSGGYSGTR; from the coding sequence ATGATGCGCGCCGCGTTCCCCCTGCTGCTCCTGCTGCCCCTGACCGCCTGCGGTTCCAAGGGCATCGAGGGCGTCCAGACCTACACGTACCCGGCCGGTGACCACCGCAGCGGCTCCCTGGTGTACTCCGAGACCCCCCCGGCCGGCGGGGCACACAACCCCATCTGGCAGAACTGCGGCGTGTATTCGCAGCCGCTGTACAACGAGTACGCGGTGCACAGCCTGGAGCACGGCGCGGTCTGGATCACGTACCAGCCGACCCTGGACGCCGCGCAGGTCGACACCCTCAAGAAACTGGTGGATGGCCGCCCGTACACCCTGCTCAGTCCCTACGACGGCCTGCCCAGCCCGGTCGTGATCAGCGCGTGGGGCGCGCAGCTCAAGGTCGACAAGGCCGACGACAGCCGTTTGAAGGCCTTCCTCGACAAGTACGAGCAGGGCCCCACCGCACCTGAACGCGGGGCCGCATGCTCCGGCGGGTACTCCGGCACGCGATAG
- a CDS encoding DUF6683 family protein: protein MPNGPSRTRHALRSLLLLSALALSHASAQTTPATTAPVPAGLSGSVFKLMGQVGTPPAASTPKAAVLTFKPSAQVRQKAIDDFLTLVAGQSPDLAAELRKTLAGTDLFAQIEKEERRLFGPGMSVNNVADAWATYWGYAWLMTRRRTDDPTPRQMQGLRAQFQSLLLQVPGVTGSTDAARQQLSDPLTLQVVLYGLLAEAWKDQPQALAQFGDQLAQTSRDLGFDLTLLTLTDQGFVVQKK, encoded by the coding sequence ATGCCGAACGGACCTTCCCGTACCCGACACGCGCTGCGTTCCCTGCTGCTGCTCAGCGCCCTCGCCCTTTCCCACGCGTCGGCCCAGACGACACCCGCGACCACGGCGCCAGTCCCCGCTGGGCTGTCCGGCTCGGTCTTCAAGCTGATGGGTCAGGTGGGCACCCCGCCCGCTGCGTCCACGCCGAAGGCCGCCGTGCTGACCTTCAAACCCTCGGCCCAGGTGCGCCAGAAGGCGATCGATGACTTCCTGACGTTGGTGGCCGGGCAGAGTCCGGACCTCGCGGCCGAACTGCGAAAGACCCTGGCGGGCACCGACCTCTTCGCCCAGATCGAGAAAGAGGAGCGGCGGCTGTTCGGCCCCGGCATGAGCGTGAACAACGTGGCCGACGCCTGGGCCACCTACTGGGGCTACGCGTGGCTGATGACCCGCCGCCGCACCGACGATCCCACGCCCCGCCAGATGCAGGGCCTGCGCGCCCAGTTTCAGTCCCTGCTGCTCCAAGTACCCGGCGTGACCGGGAGCACCGACGCCGCCCGGCAGCAGCTGAGCGACCCGCTGACCCTCCAGGTCGTGCTGTACGGGCTGCTGGCCGAGGCATGGAAGGATCAGCCGCAAGCTCTGGCACAGTTCGGTGACCAGCTGGCCCAGACCTCCCGTGACCTGGGCTTCGACCTGACCCTGCTGACCCTGACCGACCAGGGCTTCGTGGTGCAGAAGAAATGA
- the obgE gene encoding GTPase ObgE, whose protein sequence is MAFRDVLNIEVNAGNGGDGSMSFHRAKYMEKGGPDGGHGGKGGDIILRAIEGVESLERLLGRRKFKAQNGAYGEGRLRQGSDGEDIYIDVPVGTTAFDEDSGRVLADLVTVGQEKIIAQGGQGGRGNSTFTSSTRQAPRFAELGVPGQKRRVRLELRLIADVGLVGYPNAGKSSLLAALSRANPMIAEYPFTTLSPILGVVARDGQDERFTMADIPGIIEGASEGKGLGLEFLRHISRTRLLVYVLDVTRNPVEELRSLQAELQAYDPTLLENVAMVALNKVELVEADLATMVEDELSEFGLPVLKVSAKEGLGLPEMRETLFQMMPAFELWTERHALELEPDTVVEEPLRVEFRIDPAARGVGIINDGQPERVWSVHGGGFEARITRFSRYLEDASEYLGGVFKRQGLYNALRRAGARAGDTVEIGAHRFEYFDDEDQRD, encoded by the coding sequence ATGGCGTTTCGTGACGTACTGAATATTGAGGTGAACGCCGGGAACGGCGGCGACGGCTCCATGAGCTTCCACCGGGCGAAGTACATGGAGAAGGGCGGCCCGGACGGCGGGCACGGCGGGAAGGGTGGGGACATCATCCTGCGGGCGATCGAGGGCGTGGAGTCGCTGGAGCGCCTGCTGGGTCGCCGGAAGTTCAAGGCGCAGAACGGCGCGTACGGCGAGGGCCGCCTGCGCCAGGGGTCGGACGGCGAGGACATCTACATCGACGTGCCGGTAGGCACCACGGCCTTCGACGAGGACAGCGGCCGCGTGCTGGCAGACCTCGTGACGGTCGGGCAGGAGAAGATCATCGCGCAGGGTGGACAGGGCGGGCGCGGGAACAGCACGTTCACGAGTTCCACGCGTCAGGCCCCGAGGTTCGCGGAGCTGGGCGTGCCGGGACAGAAGCGCCGCGTGCGGCTGGAACTGAGATTGATCGCGGACGTGGGCCTGGTCGGGTACCCGAACGCGGGCAAGAGCAGCCTGCTGGCGGCCCTGTCGCGGGCAAACCCCATGATCGCGGAGTACCCGTTCACGACCCTGTCGCCGATTCTGGGCGTGGTGGCGCGTGACGGCCAGGACGAGCGCTTCACCATGGCGGACATTCCGGGCATCATCGAGGGCGCCAGCGAGGGCAAGGGCCTGGGCCTGGAATTTCTGCGCCACATCAGCCGCACGCGCCTGCTGGTGTACGTGCTGGACGTGACCCGCAACCCGGTGGAGGAACTGCGCTCGTTGCAGGCCGAGTTGCAGGCGTACGATCCGACGCTGCTGGAGAACGTGGCGATGGTGGCGCTGAACAAGGTGGAACTGGTCGAGGCGGATCTGGCGACCATGGTCGAGGATGAACTCTCGGAGTTCGGCCTGCCCGTGCTGAAGGTCAGCGCCAAGGAAGGCCTGGGCCTGCCGGAGATGCGCGAGACGCTGTTCCAGATGATGCCCGCCTTCGAACTGTGGACGGAGCGGCACGCGCTGGAGCTGGAGCCCGACACGGTGGTCGAGGAACCCCTGCGGGTCGAGTTCCGCATCGATCCGGCCGCGCGAGGCGTGGGCATCATCAACGACGGCCAGCCCGAGCGGGTCTGGTCGGTGCATGGCGGCGGCTTCGAGGCGCGCATCACGCGCTTCTCGCGGTACCTGGAGGACGCCTCCGAATACCTGGGCGGCGTGTTCAAGCGCCAGGGCCTGTACAACGCCCTGAGGCGCGCCGGCGCCCGCGCGGGCGATACGGTCGAGATCGGCGCGCACCGCTTCGAATACTTCGACGATGAGGATCAGCGCGACTGA
- the rpmA gene encoding 50S ribosomal protein L27, whose protein sequence is MAHKKGVGSSKNGRDSQPKMLGVKKFGGEVVLAGNILVRQRGTKFKAGPNVGMGRDHTLFALEAGKVVFTNRGRTGRFISVEPVQAEIAAD, encoded by the coding sequence ATGGCACACAAGAAAGGCGTAGGTTCGTCCAAGAACGGACGTGACAGCCAGCCCAAGATGCTGGGCGTCAAGAAGTTCGGCGGCGAGGTCGTGCTGGCCGGCAACATCCTGGTTCGCCAGCGCGGCACGAAATTCAAGGCCGGCCCGAACGTGGGCATGGGCCGCGACCACACCCTGTTCGCGCTCGAAGCGGGCAAGGTCGTGTTCACCAACCGTGGCCGCACCGGCCGCTTCATCAGCGTCGAACCCGTGCAGGCCGAGATCGCAGCAGACTGA
- the rplU gene encoding 50S ribosomal protein L21, which produces MFAIIQTGGKQYRVSEGDVIHVESLRGEAGDKLDLTPLFVGGDQALFGDAVSKFVVNAEVVEHGRGPKIYIRKYKSGVQFRRRTGHRQDYTTLKITGIKG; this is translated from the coding sequence ATGTTTGCAATCATTCAAACCGGTGGAAAGCAGTACCGCGTCTCCGAGGGCGACGTGATCCACGTCGAGAGCCTCAGGGGTGAAGCGGGCGACAAGCTCGACCTGACGCCCCTGTTCGTGGGCGGAGACCAGGCCCTGTTCGGCGACGCCGTCAGCAAGTTCGTGGTGAACGCCGAGGTCGTGGAGCACGGCCGTGGCCCCAAGATCTACATCCGCAAGTACAAGAGCGGCGTGCAGTTCCGCCGCCGCACTGGCCACCGCCAGGACTACACCACCCTGAAGATCACCGGGATCAAGGGTTAA
- a CDS encoding YkvA family protein, whose protein sequence is MILSPVLARLRPIWRDALALLYAVRDRRTPDRAKWIAAGALLYALSPVDLLPDGVPLLGLGDDLVIVPALLAFAARGLPAPVLADARLRSARLGRQVPWLLPTLVGPLVLGGVLVLWGVLRFLRG, encoded by the coding sequence GTGATCCTGTCTCCTGTGCTGGCCCGCCTCCGTCCCATCTGGCGCGACGCGCTCGCGCTGCTGTATGCCGTCCGTGACCGCCGTACCCCGGACCGCGCTAAATGGATCGCGGCCGGAGCGCTGCTGTACGCCCTGAGCCCAGTCGACCTGCTGCCGGACGGCGTGCCCCTGCTCGGCCTGGGTGACGATCTGGTGATCGTTCCCGCCCTACTGGCCTTCGCGGCGCGCGGCTTGCCCGCCCCGGTGCTCGCGGACGCGCGCCTGCGCTCGGCTCGGCTGGGCCGGCAGGTGCCGTGGCTGCTGCCCACCCTGGTCGGCCCGCTGGTGCTGGGCGGCGTGCTGGTTCTCTGGGGAGTGCTGCGGTTCCTGCGGGGCTGA
- a CDS encoding YbfB/YjiJ family MFS transporter — MTRPVAARTALLDMLALSLGGAVALGFARFAYALLLPVMRADLGWSFTLAGAMNAANALGYLLGALTATSLTARWGLKRVFLGGLMLTAASLLACALTGLSLPLLLVRLLAGLGGALVFVSGGGLAALAARAHPERSALLLGVFYGGSGIGIMLSALLLPPLLADGWRSAWVALGLASLACLLLTLRPLTRFPERGLGAPAGQTPASLRPLAWTLAAYTCFGIGYIAYMTFIVAFLRANGAGPLVTPFWAVLGMAVVVNPVVWRSLATSARGARAMTAQMLTLAAGATLPLLSTHPAALFASGILFGLSFLAVVTFTTIITRRVLPEHVWARGIAAFTVVFAAGQVSGPLLTGLLADSAGGLRLGLGVSALVLLLGAGLALRQPDPG; from the coding sequence GTGACCCGGCCGGTGGCCGCCCGGACAGCCCTGCTGGACATGCTGGCCCTGTCGCTGGGCGGGGCGGTCGCGCTGGGCTTCGCCCGCTTCGCATACGCGCTGCTGCTGCCCGTCATGCGCGCCGACCTGGGCTGGTCGTTCACGCTGGCGGGGGCCATGAACGCCGCGAACGCCCTGGGCTACCTGCTGGGCGCCCTGACCGCCACGTCCCTGACCGCCCGCTGGGGTCTAAAACGCGTCTTCCTCGGCGGCCTGATGCTGACGGCCGCTTCGCTCCTCGCCTGTGCGCTCACGGGCCTGAGCCTCCCGCTGCTGCTCGTGCGTCTGCTGGCCGGCCTGGGCGGAGCCCTGGTCTTCGTCAGCGGCGGGGGCCTCGCGGCCCTGGCGGCGCGCGCCCATCCGGAACGCAGCGCGCTCCTGCTGGGCGTGTTCTACGGCGGCAGCGGCATCGGGATCATGCTGTCGGCGCTACTGCTCCCGCCCCTGCTCGCGGATGGCTGGCGGAGCGCGTGGGTGGCCCTGGGCCTCGCGTCGCTGGCCTGCCTGCTGCTGACCCTGCGGCCCCTCACACGCTTTCCGGAGCGTGGCCTGGGGGCGCCGGCGGGGCAGACGCCCGCCTCGCTGCGCCCGCTGGCGTGGACTCTGGCCGCCTACACCTGCTTTGGCATCGGGTATATCGCGTACATGACCTTCATCGTCGCGTTCCTGCGCGCCAATGGAGCCGGCCCGCTGGTCACACCGTTCTGGGCGGTGCTGGGCATGGCGGTCGTCGTGAATCCAGTGGTCTGGCGAAGCCTCGCCACGTCCGCCCGTGGCGCGCGGGCCATGACCGCGCAGATGCTCACGCTTGCCGCCGGGGCCACGCTGCCTCTGCTCAGCACGCACCCCGCCGCCCTGTTCGCGTCGGGCATCCTGTTCGGCCTGAGCTTCCTGGCCGTCGTGACCTTCACCACCATCATCACCCGGCGGGTGCTGCCGGAACACGTCTGGGCGCGCGGCATCGCGGCCTTCACGGTCGTGTTCGCCGCCGGGCAGGTCAGCGGCCCGCTCCTCACCGGCCTCCTGGCCGACAGCGCGGGCGGCCTGCGTCTGGGCCTGGGCGTCAGCGCCCTGGTACTGCTGCTCGGGGCGGGCCTGGCCCTGCGGCAACCCGATCCGGGCTGA
- a CDS encoding RNA 2'-phosphotransferase → MTDLTLSKRLSYLLRHAPQEAGLTLAAGGWVPLEPLLAHLHVTRADVERVVAGSDKTRFSLRGDHIRANQGHSVPVDLELQAVTPPELLYHGTHPGALDAIRRDGVKAMTRHHVHLSPDQDTARRVGARRGKPVVLTVRAGEMHAAGHAFFVSENGVWLTDTVPPAFIQE, encoded by the coding sequence ATGACCGATCTGACCCTCTCGAAACGACTGTCGTACCTGCTGCGGCACGCCCCGCAGGAGGCGGGCCTGACGCTGGCTGCCGGCGGCTGGGTGCCGCTGGAGCCCCTGCTGGCGCACCTGCACGTGACCCGCGCCGATGTCGAACGCGTCGTGGCTGGCAGCGACAAGACCCGCTTCAGCCTGCGCGGCGACCACATCCGCGCCAACCAGGGGCACAGCGTCCCGGTCGACCTGGAACTCCAGGCGGTCACCCCCCCCGAGTTGCTGTACCACGGCACGCACCCCGGCGCGCTGGACGCCATCCGCCGGGACGGAGTGAAGGCGATGACCCGCCACCACGTCCACCTCTCGCCCGATCAGGACACCGCACGCAGGGTCGGCGCGCGGCGGGGGAAGCCGGTAGTCCTCACCGTCAGGGCAGGGGAGATGCACGCCGCTGGGCATGCGTTTTTCGTGAGTGAGAATGGCGTCTGGCTGACGGACACGGTTCCGCCGGCATTCATTCAGGAGTGA
- a CDS encoding DUF4291 domain-containing protein, which yields MNLRTEPYAPQAARWPEQGKHILSQSDAEHIVVYQAYRPEIAKYAVETGRFGGGFSFTRMSWIKPNFLWMMSRSGWASKDGQTHVLALTLPRVHFDSLLRDAVASSATAAPHLTADEWKEAVATSNVRLQWDPDNAPDGRPLARRALQLGLRGETLRRFGDEWLVSVEDVTAFVHEQRGNLDRLERLVTPAEDVYPVSDPGTRQRLGLTPE from the coding sequence ATGAACCTCCGAACGGAACCCTATGCCCCGCAAGCAGCCCGCTGGCCGGAGCAGGGAAAGCACATCCTGTCGCAGTCCGATGCGGAGCACATCGTCGTCTATCAGGCCTACCGGCCCGAAATCGCGAAATACGCGGTGGAAACAGGCCGCTTCGGCGGCGGCTTCAGTTTCACGCGCATGAGCTGGATCAAACCCAATTTTCTGTGGATGATGTCCCGCTCTGGCTGGGCCAGCAAGGACGGCCAGACCCATGTGCTGGCCCTGACCCTTCCAAGGGTGCACTTCGATTCGCTCCTCCGGGACGCGGTGGCGTCCTCGGCCACCGCCGCCCCACACCTCACGGCCGACGAGTGGAAAGAGGCGGTGGCCACCTCGAATGTGCGCCTGCAATGGGATCCGGATAACGCGCCGGACGGAAGGCCGCTGGCCCGCCGTGCCCTTCAACTGGGCCTGCGCGGCGAGACGCTGCGCCGCTTCGGTGACGAATGGCTGGTGAGCGTGGAGGACGTCACGGCCTTCGTCCACGAACAGCGCGGGAACCTCGACCGGCTGGAACGGCTGGTCACACCAGCGGAGGACGTGTATCCGGTCAGCGACCCAGGTACGCGGCAGCGGCTCGGCCTCACTCCTGAATGA
- a CDS encoding NAD-dependent deacylase, whose product MDLAQARAALHAARRVAVLTGAGVSAESGIPTFRDAQTGHWARFRPEDLASPPAYARDPEMVWEWYAGRYRDVLAAQPNAAHHLLARLEREKGAGFFLATQNVDGLHERAGSGQGGGRMVELHGNLLTARDEVTGAVLPLPAPDLLVTPPTSPGGNRMRPNIVWFGEYLPEEALHAATRAFQAADVALIVGTSGAVYPAAGLAGETRYAGGIVIEVNPDETELSHLMTYCVRDVASRGLAALLDGGRMLTS is encoded by the coding sequence ATGGATCTTGCTCAAGCCCGTGCCGCCCTGCACGCCGCTCGCCGCGTGGCGGTGCTGACCGGCGCGGGTGTGAGTGCTGAGAGTGGCATTCCAACGTTCCGCGATGCGCAGACCGGTCACTGGGCGCGCTTCCGTCCGGAAGACCTCGCCAGCCCTCCCGCCTATGCGCGCGATCCTGAGATGGTCTGGGAGTGGTACGCGGGCCGTTACCGCGACGTGCTGGCCGCGCAGCCGAACGCCGCGCACCACCTGCTGGCCCGGCTGGAACGCGAGAAGGGCGCGGGCTTCTTCCTGGCGACGCAGAACGTGGACGGCCTGCATGAACGCGCCGGGAGCGGCCAGGGCGGCGGGCGCATGGTGGAACTGCACGGGAACCTCCTGACGGCGCGGGACGAGGTGACGGGCGCGGTGCTTCCGTTGCCCGCCCCAGACCTGCTGGTCACGCCGCCGACCTCACCGGGCGGGAACCGCATGCGGCCGAACATCGTGTGGTTCGGCGAATACCTGCCGGAAGAGGCCCTGCACGCGGCCACCCGCGCCTTCCAGGCGGCCGACGTGGCCCTGATCGTCGGCACGAGCGGCGCGGTGTACCCGGCCGCCGGCCTGGCCGGGGAAACCCGTTACGCGGGCGGCATCGTCATTGAGGTCAACCCGGACGAGACCGAGCTCTCGCACCTCATGACGTATTGCGTGCGCGACGTGGCCTCGCGTGGGCTGGCAGCCCTGCTGGACGGCGGGCGTATGCTGACTTCATGA
- a CDS encoding DinB family protein: MSQVDRHARQFQMHRAALIDLYANLPEEHANFSAWDGGMTFLRLADHLAGSAGRVVSMARGETPGAPPAPSESLADARDRLEHSQENVLATIRALSDDDLTRRGPGVGGQEMAVSELLDMLVTHEAHHKGQVWTMARMVGLTPGRYVKMG; this comes from the coding sequence ATGAGCCAAGTCGATCGTCATGCCCGCCAGTTCCAGATGCACCGCGCCGCCCTGATCGACCTGTACGCGAACCTGCCCGAAGAGCACGCGAACTTCAGCGCCTGGGATGGCGGTATGACCTTCCTGCGGCTGGCCGATCATCTGGCGGGCAGCGCGGGGCGCGTCGTCAGCATGGCGCGTGGCGAGACGCCCGGTGCGCCGCCAGCGCCCAGTGAGAGCCTGGCCGACGCGCGGGATCGTCTGGAGCACAGCCAGGAGAACGTGCTGGCCACCATCCGCGCCCTGAGCGACGACGACCTGACGCGGCGGGGGCCGGGGGTCGGCGGGCAGGAGATGGCCGTGTCGGAGCTGCTCGACATGCTCGTCACGCACGAGGCGCACCACAAGGGACAGGTGTGGACGATGGCCCGCATGGTGGGCCTCACGCCCGGCCGCTACGTCAAGATGGGGTAA